One part of the Phaeodactylum tricornutum CCAP 1055/1 chromosome 17, whole genome shotgun sequence genome encodes these proteins:
- a CDS encoding predicted protein translates to MTLIDISNHAAVPLRPLDGKKQESDKGPGSKNFRGRKRRNAKKIPRNDRTESMKSNKATQTEKEIDLAELLRHHDIPTDFKADSLFFKLATHKRNVTLCRFCDTVLVRAQGKDTAKARSTMVLSTYLKHYGGSHSHSVKLSEQRESIVFLRQFERVPKRSTSAYQELQQYVTAYFDLDMDSAQAHLAIAKDLVSKGPQKPIIKFGKFISKAEAVRDEVFVTQIPGTAASNKENHRRRLVDVESLRDKSSNAAYEDQCAAMKDTVRTVYQTKSEESFLNQSINLSLENSTLDWDISGEDWGEVLADLEYSVEKCKDDDVYCHLAGHCVSTPTDDEDLIGHKKAAEYGEAPSDPTLDARARAEVCLAALAFFGMY, encoded by the exons ATGACTTTGATTGACATCAGCAATCATGCTGCTGTGCCGCTGCGGCCTCTAGATGGAAAGAAGCAAGAGTCTGACAAAGGTCCTGGTTCCAAGAATTTTCGGGGTCGCAAGCGTCGGAATGCTAAAAAAATTCCTCGAAATGATCGAACAGAGTCCATGAAGAGCAACAAAGCCACGCAaactgaaaaagaaattgaccTTGCCGAGCTGTTGAGGCATCACGATATTCCAACCGATTTCAAAGCTGATTCTCTGTTTTTCAAGCTTGCCACACACAAGCGAAATGTTACGCTTTGCCGTTTTTGTGACACGGTTTTAGTACGGGCACAGGGCAAAGACACTGCCAAGGCAAGAAGCACCATGGTGCTGTCAACCTATTTGAAACACTACGGAGGCTCTCACAGCCACTCCGTCAAGCTGAGCGAACAACGGGAATCGATCGTATTTCTGCGACAGTTTGAACGAGTGCCTAAACGTTCGA CCAGCGCCTATCAAGAGCTCCAGCAATACGTGACAGCCTATTTTGATCTTGACATGGATTCGGCTCAAGCACATTTGGCGATCGCCAAAGATTTGGTGAGCAAAGGACCGCAAAAGCCCATTATTAAGTTTGGGAAGTTTATTTCGAAGGCAGAGGCCGTCCGTGATGAGGTATTTGTCACTCAGATCCCAGGAAcagctgcttccaacaaagAGAATCATAGACGCAGGCTAGTTGATGTGGAAAGCCTTCGTGACAAAAGCAGCAACGCTGCTTACGAGGACCAATGTGCCGCGATGAAAGATACTGTACGGACTGTGTATCAAACTAAAAGCGAAGAATCCTTTTTGAATCAATCCATCAATCTTTCCCTCGAGAACAGCACTTTGGACTGGGATATTTCGGGAGAAGACTGGGGGGAAGTTCTTGCCGACCTAGAATATTCCGTAGAGAAATGCAAAGATGACGATGTATACTGCCATTTGGCCGGCCACTGCGTTAGTACACCtacggacgacgaagacctTATTGGGCACAAAAAAGCTGCGGAATATGGGGAGGCCCCATCTGATCCCACCCTAGACGCAAGAGCTCGGGCCGAAGTCTGTTTGGCAGCACTGGCTTTTTTCGGCATGTACTGA
- a CDS encoding predicted protein, with protein MASKTLFATGTVLLLHAAYSCLHYRSLLQELEDAVLEDADSTHRLPPVDVWIEAISGFLILLVSELMRAGSGLHPISKTGGTRLMAPSYQTRDFDIYSTRSKAL; from the coding sequence ATGGCGTCCAAAACCCTATTCGCCACTGGCACTGTCCTTTTGCTTCACGCCGCTTACAGCTGTCTGCACTACCGCTCGCTGTTACAAGAACTCGAAGACGCCGTATTGGAAGACGCAGACAGCACACACCGGTTACCCCCAGTAGATGTCTGGATTGAAGCCATCTCGGGCTTTCTCATCTTGTTGGTCAGCGAACTAATGAGGGCGGGAAGTGGCTTGCATCCTATTTCGAAAACGGGCGGCACGCGGCTCATGGCACCATCCTATCAAACAAGAGATTTTGATATATATTCCACCCGTAGCAAAGCCTTATAA